The Rudaeicoccus suwonensis sequence CGAGCGACAGGACGAACGGGTCGCGCGGCTGCGACCCCAGCATGCGATGGATGTAGCCCAGGGTGCCGTGGTCGAGGGAGGAACCGGTGACGATCTGCATCAGCGGCAGAATCGCGGCGATGCTGACCAGATCCAGTGTGGCGACGACGAACTGGGCAACGGCATACACGCCGAGCAGGCGCCGCTCCCGCGCGGTGAACGTGGACAGCAGATAGCGTAGGTCGGCGATCACAGCGGCAGCCCTGGGTACAGCGAACGGTGATGAAGGGCTGCGCCGCGCAGGTCGCTCAATTCTCGGTCGAGGGTGGGAGACGCGACATCCAGGTCCCGGCGGATCTGCTCGAGGCGGTAGCGCCAGTCCAGCCGTTCGAGCGCCGCTGAGCGCAGTACGGCGACGGTGCGGTCGGTGTGTCCCCTCACAGCGTCCATGATCGCTGAGAGGCCGCGCGCGCGTGACGTCACATCGATGTCGATCCACGCCTCGTCAGGGATGAGGTCGCTGGCGGAACAGGCCGGACGGGCCCCGGCGATGAGCGTGCCGGCAGCGACGGCATCGGTGAACCGCGCGGACAGGTAGTCGCGAGTCGGATGTCCGTACTGCGTCGGGCTCGCGAGGTTTCCCGACGCGAGCACGACGCGAGAGCGGCCGAGGTGGTCGCGCACGGCTTGCTGGTTGGCCAGGCCGTCATCGAGTTGGGGAAAGCGCCCTTGGAATCGAATCCCGTTAGTCGCCAACGCTTCACCGGTGGTGCTGTCGTCGTCCCAGGCCTGTGGTTGGCGGCCCAGCCGGAGTACGTCGATGTCGCGCCGGGTGGCCGGTCGTGGCAGAGCGGCAAGGGCATCGGTGCCCCACGGCAGCCAGCCGCACTCAGCTGTGGTGGCGCTGGCATACCTGTCCATCAGTTCGACGTCGGTGATCCAGATGCGGTCGACCAGATGCCGGGTCCGGGCGAACAGCGGGATCCGTTCGTCCCAGAACGAGTCGATGATCCAGGCGCCGATCTGCTCGAAGCGCCCGGCAAGCACATCGGCGCGAGCCACGGTCAGCAGGTCGCCGGGCTGAGCCGCGATCAGCAGTAGCTGCCGGTCGCTGCGGCGACGCCGAGGGAGCATCGCCACCGCTTTGCGTAACGGTCCCGCGGGTGCCGTGGGGTGGAAGTAGACCGGCGTCGTGTCCCACATGCGCCCCGCGAGTTCGGCGAGCGCGGTCACCGGCCCCCATCCACCGGAGGATGACGGTGTCGCGCACCACACCTGCAACCGCCCCTCACTCATCGGGCTGCTCCGTGAAGCCGGCCGTGGCGGACGCCTCGACGGTGAATGCGACCGCCTTGCGTGCGATCGGCGGTGGCAGCACCGGCAGTGTGGCGTCGACAGCCTTCGACAGCGCCTGAACCCGGGCCGAGGTGAGGGCGCCCGCAGTGGTGTCTGTCGCGCGACGCCACCACGACGACGGCGTGCTCCTGTCACGGCTGCTGCCGGCGCCGTGCAACGCCTCGAAGTGTCGCTGGGCGCGGCCGGAGTCGAACGCTCGGCGCGCCCTGGTCTGCGTGTCGACGGATGCCATGTGGTGCAGCGCCTCGGCATCCTCGACCAGGTGGATCGGCAGACCCAGCTGGGCGACGCGGTAGCCGAAATCCACGTCTTCCCAGCCGTATCCGGCGTAGGTGGTGTCGAAGCCGCCCACCCTCGTGAACGAGCCGCGGTCGATGGAGGTGTTGCCGCCCCACAGCCGCCAGCGTTGGTCCGCGGGCATGCTGTGCGCGTCGTGACGGCTGCGCTCGTCGGCGGCAGCGCCATACACCCGCCAATATCTGTTGGTCAGGGCGACGTTGCGGGTCAGCCCGATGGCACCGCATGGACCGCTTGCATGTGCGGCGATGTGGGCAGCGACATGCCCGGGGGAGAGTTCGAAGTCGTCGTCGACCCGGATGAACACCTCGCCCTGTGCAGCGGTGAATCCGGCGTTGAGGGCGTGGGAGCGGCCGCGGTTCTGCGGAAACACGATCGTGCGGATCGGCAGGTCCGCGAAGATCCGCACCACCGACGCGGAGTCGTCGATGTCGCCGTCGATCACGACCAGGGCCTCCCAGTCGTCGGTGCTCTGGTGCTCAAGTGTGTGCAGCAGCAGCGGCAGCCGCTGGGCGCCGCCACGGGTCGGTATGACGATCGATGCGGTCGTCATACGTGCCCCTTCGCTCTCACCAGAACATCGTCCAGCAGTTCGAGGAAGCGCGCTGCTCCGGCTGCGGGTGAGAACTCCGACTCCCAACGGTCGCGTGAATCTGCAACTGTCGCAGACCAATTCGCGGTCATCGCCGCTTCGATGCGGTCAGCCAGGGCAGCGGGATCACCGGCGGCAGTCACCCACGGGTAGTCGGGCCCGGTGACCTCCGGCAGGGCGCCGGCATCGCTGACGATGAACGGGCAGCGTGCTGCCATCGCTTCGGCGGCCACCAGCCCGAAGGGTTCGGCCCACACGGAAGGAAAGACGGCCAGGTCGACGGAGTCGAAGAACTGCGAACGGCTCACCCACCCGATCGAGCGTGCAGTGTCCCCTAGTTCGCTGATTGCCGCGGACACGAGCTGCGCGTCTGCTGGTGGGACGAAACGCGACTCGCCGGCGATCAGCAGGGAGACCTGCGTCCCGCGTCTGCGCAGTCGATCGATCGCCGCGCACAACACAGGCACACCCTTGTCGCTGGACAGTCGCCCGAGGTAGCCGACGACGAAAATGCTTCCACTGCAACGGGATCGAGGATGTGCGTCTGCCGTCCAATTGGCGAGCACGCGTGAGTGAGGCACGTGGTGCTGCATCATCACCGACGGTACGACCGTCGCGACGGAACCCTTGCGCGCCATGGTGGCCAGTGGTTGTTGTCGCGGCGAAGGGATCTGATGCAGATGTATGACGCGGCCGCGGCGTCCCGCCGTGGCGACCGCAGGGCGCAGCCCGTTGCACCACAGCACACCGCGCCGGTGGCGGCGGTCCCACTCGCGCAGGCCGCGCAGGTAGCCGCCGCGTGTGCTGGAGTCGATCCCCACGGTGTCGAAGCCCGCATCGCGCGCGGCGTTCGTCACCTCGCTGTCGATGCCGGGGGCGACGATCCGCACGCCGCGGCCTGCGTTGCGGGCGGCATCAGCCATGGCCAGCAACATCACCTCACCCCCACCGATGGTGGGATTGTTGGCTGCGATCGTCAGCGCGCTCATCGCAGCCTCGGCCGGCGCACCGACAGTTGCCCGAGCAGATTCCCGGTGGTGCCGCCACACCGTGATGCGACGCAGAGGCGGGTGATTTCATCCGCGTGGCGGGTGGTGAGCCACAGGGCCGGCAACGCAGCGGTCTCCCGCAACGCCCAGCGCAGCGACATGCCGCGCACCGGACGACCCATGCGCCGGCTGCGCGCCCACAGGCCCAACTGCGCCCGTTGGTAGCGATACGCCTGCGAGCGCACATCACGCTCATCGACACGCAGCCGGTAATCGATGAGGGCGGCGTCGTCGACGGTGATCATTCGACCGCTCTCGAGCGCTCGCCACGAGAAGTCGACGTCCTCTGATCCGCCGAGCATGGTTTCGTCCATGCCGCCGAGGTCGAGGAAGGTCTGCCGGCGGACTCCGAGATTGCAGCCCATGACGAAGGTCTCGTAGCCGAGATATCCGAACGGCCCGAGCAGGTACGGACGAGGGGCTTCATCGAGTCCGGCGATTCGTGCCTTCGCCTGCCACACGGCGGGTGGGTTGATCACGTCATGGCGCAGAGGGCCGGTCGCGAGCACGTCCTCGGCGCTGGTCATCCGATGGAGCGCAGCCACCCAGGTGGGGCCGACGACATCGTCGGCATCGCACATCGCGATGTGCTCGGCGCGTGCTGCCCGCACGCCGACGTTGCGGGCATGGCACTGCCCGCGCACGTCGTGGGCGTCGACCACGCGGATGTCGAGGGCATCCGCGTACGACGCGACGATCATGGCCAGTCGGTCGGACCCCTCGTTGTCGGCGATGACGACCTCGAACGACGGCGCATCCAACTGGTGAGCGAGAGCGTCGAGTTGAGCGCGGAGGGTCGAACCGTTGCGGTAGTACGCGATCACGACCGTCGAGTCGGGTGCCCGCCGTATGGCGGTGGCGCCATCGTCGTCGTGGCTGTCGTTGTCGTGCCTGTCGTTGTCGTCGTCGGCGCTGCCGGTTGTTCGGACGCCGGCATCGGCATACACCTCGACCACATGTCGGCACATCCCGGCGACAGCGGGGATGTCCTGCGGGAGGTTCGGCCGACGAGTCACGTCCAGGCCCTGTTCGATCACGGCCGCAGCCATCGCAGGCGCGTCGTCCAAGGAAACCAGGCAGTGCGGCGGAAGAATCTCGTCGTTGCCGCCGATGGCGCTGGCGACGACTCCGAGCCCGGCGTTCACGGCATCCAGCAGCGTGTAGGACAGGTTGTCTGCCAGCGACGGCTGGAGCACGACGTCATGCTGGGTGAGTGCTGTGGCCGCATCGACGAAGCCCGGGAGCGTCACGACGTCGGAGAGCCCGAGATCGTCTGCGAGAGAA is a genomic window containing:
- a CDS encoding glycosyltransferase family 4 protein codes for the protein MSALTIAANNPTIGGGEVMLLAMADAARNAGRGVRIVAPGIDSEVTNAARDAGFDTVGIDSSTRGGYLRGLREWDRRHRRGVLWCNGLRPAVATAGRRGRVIHLHQIPSPRQQPLATMARKGSVATVVPSVMMQHHVPHSRVLANWTADAHPRSRCSGSIFVVGYLGRLSSDKGVPVLCAAIDRLRRRGTQVSLLIAGESRFVPPADAQLVSAAISELGDTARSIGWVSRSQFFDSVDLAVFPSVWAEPFGLVAAEAMAARCPFIVSDAGALPEVTGPDYPWVTAAGDPAALADRIEAAMTANWSATVADSRDRWESEFSPAAGAARFLELLDDVLVRAKGHV
- a CDS encoding glycosyltransferase family 2 protein codes for the protein MTTASIVIPTRGGAQRLPLLLHTLEHQSTDDWEALVVIDGDIDDSASVVRIFADLPIRTIVFPQNRGRSHALNAGFTAAQGEVFIRVDDDFELSPGHVAAHIAAHASGPCGAIGLTRNVALTNRYWRVYGAAADERSRHDAHSMPADQRWRLWGGNTSIDRGSFTRVGGFDTTYAGYGWEDVDFGYRVAQLGLPIHLVEDAEALHHMASVDTQTRARRAFDSGRAQRHFEALHGAGSSRDRSTPSSWWRRATDTTAGALTSARVQALSKAVDATLPVLPPPIARKAVAFTVEASATAGFTEQPDE
- a CDS encoding glycosyltransferase, with the protein product MTKFQRPALGDSSGSTQPIVSAHPIALWVLPVSDIGGVARHVMDVARNGLPGFRLVVAAPEGPLLDQLRVLQCPVVVLPDPVDGAPRFARALRHTVRRLEPAVVHSHLAMADLLVAVATVGLPPALVSTEHHVQADQRIFHGSALRAGSRRIAHHSRIRRFDHLIAVSESTRRAMVQHWHPSAPITVIRNGVDRSPAKPSQPGLRVLSLTRLSPEKNLGMTLRVFARVHAAEPAARLTIAGTGPQQGELLSLADDLGLSDVVTLPGFVDAATALTQHDVVLQPSLADNLSYTLLDAVNAGLGVVASAIGGNDEILPPHCLVSLDDAPAMAAAVIEQGLDVTRRPNLPQDIPAVAGMCRHVVEVYADAGVRTTGSADDDNDRHDNDSHDDDGATAIRRAPDSTVVIAYYRNGSTLRAQLDALAHQLDAPSFEVVIADNEGSDRLAMIVASYADALDIRVVDAHDVRGQCHARNVGVRAARAEHIAMCDADDVVGPTWVAALHRMTSAEDVLATGPLRHDVINPPAVWQAKARIAGLDEAPRPYLLGPFGYLGYETFVMGCNLGVRRQTFLDLGGMDETMLGGSEDVDFSWRALESGRMITVDDAALIDYRLRVDERDVRSQAYRYQRAQLGLWARSRRMGRPVRGMSLRWALRETAALPALWLTTRHADEITRLCVASRCGGTTGNLLGQLSVRRPRLR